One region of Brassica napus cultivar Da-Ae chromosome A10, Da-Ae, whole genome shotgun sequence genomic DNA includes:
- the LOC106414149 gene encoding pentatricopeptide repeat-containing protein At1g43980, mitochondrial: MFSQHRRRRAHGLCMPSSFYFSRLVDRSLLSKCPTLARIVHAQLVKVGLIDNTFWGNRCLQLYFKSSSVIDALQLFEAIPEKNNISWNVCLKGLLKNDYLNHALYLFEEMPERDAVSWNTMISGFASCGYPRNAMRTFLDMQRYVIRPTEFTFSTLATLVTCLRHGEQIHGNVICSGGSLSSPVVWNSLMDMYRRLGVFDYALSVFLTMEGRDVISWNSLILCCSDSGNKEVALDQFRVMREMGYQPDEYTFSTVVSICSDLQDLCKGEQALALCIKMGSLSNAVVSGAAIDMFSKCNRLEYAVKLFRQLEKWDSVLCNSLIASYSWHGFGEEALKLFILAMRQRVQPDKFTFSSVLSSLNVVMVDHGAQVHSLAVKLGFDLDTPVATSLMEMYFKTGLVDSAMRVFVTTDEKDLLFWNTVIMGLARNSRADESLAIFRQLLIHRGLKPDKVTLMGVLVACCYANFVNQGIQIFSSMKKVHGVDPENEHYACIVDLLCRVGMINEANDIAEKMPFEPSSHIWEPILYASIDIGDTRLAERVAERMLESEPKSSFPYLVLIKLYEMTWRWENSVRIRYALDKQKLKCAQGSSKIGIKHSVYCFEANQLQIHGGHDTWATLELLSWDSDDQRSAEQFV, encoded by the coding sequence ATGTTCTCACAGCACCGACGACGACGAGCTCATGGACTTTGCATGCCGTCCTCTTTCTACTTTTCGCGTCTCGTAGACCGTTCGCTGCTCTCAAAATGTCCGACTTTAGCCAGAATCGTCCATGCCCAACTCGTGAAAGTTGGATTGATAGACAATACTTTCTGGGGAAATCGCTGTCTTCAGCTCTACTTCAAATCCAGCTCCGTCATCGATGCTTTGCAATTGTTTGAGGCTATCCCCGAAAAGAACAACATATCATGGAACGTCTGCTTAAAGGGTTTGTTAAAAAACGATTATCTCAATCACGCACTCTACCTGTTCGAGGAAATGCCTGAACGGGATGCTGTTAGCTGGAACACAATGATATCAGGGTTTGCTTCTTGTGGGTATCCGAGAAATGCGATGAGGACATTCTTGGATATGCAGAGATATGTTATTAGGCCAACGGAGTTCACGTTTTCCACTCTAGCTACACTGGTTACTTGTCTACGCCATGGGGAACAAATTCATGGTAATGTTATTTGCAGCGGTGGAAGTTTGTCCAGTCCGGTGGTGTGGAATTCTCTTATGGATATGTATAGAAGGCTAGGAGTTTTTGATTATGCTTTATCCGTGTTTTTAACAATGGAGGGTAGAGATGTTATCTCGTGGAACTCTTTGATCTTGTGTTGTTCTGATTCTGGAAACAAAGAAGTAGCTTTGGATCAGTTTCGAGTAATGAGAGAAATGGGGTATCAACCTGACGAATACACATTCTCGACAGTTGTATCTATTTGCTCGGATTTACAAGACTTGTGCAAGGGTGAGCAGGCTCTAGCTCTTTGCATCAAGATGGGGTCTCTTTCTAACGCCGTTGTTTCAGGAGCTGCGATTGACATGTTTTCCAAATGCAACAGATTGGAGTATGCGGTTAAGCTTTTTCGACAGTTGGAGAAATGGGACTCGGTGTTGTGCAACTCTTTGATTGCTAGCTATTCGTGGCATGGTTTTGGAGAAGAGGCTCTTAAGCTTTTTATTCTCGCTATGAGGCAGAGAGTTCAGCCGGATAAGTTCACTTTCAGTAGCGTTTTGAGCTCACTGAATGTCGTGATGGTAGATCACGGAGCTCAAGTTCATTCTTTGGCTGTCAAGTTAGGGTTTGATCTGGACACACCTGTGGCAACCTCACTCATGGAGATGTACTTCAAAACCGGGTTGGTTGATTCAGCAATGCGAGTGTTTGTAACAACTGATGAGAAAGATTTGTTATTTTGGAACACAGTGATAATGGGTTTGGCAAGAAACAGCAGAGCAGATGAGTCCCTTGCCATTTTCCGTCAATTGTTGATCCACCGAGGTCTGAAACCGGACAAAGTGACTTTAATGGGTGTCTTGGTAGCTTGTTGTTATGCTAACTTTGTTAACCAAGGGATTCAGATATTCTCTTCGATGAAAAAGGTTCATGGAGTTGATCCCGAGAATGAGCATTACGCCTGTATAGTTGATTTGCTGTGCAGGGTTGGTATGATCAATGAAGCAAATGACATTGCTGAGAAGATGCCTTTTGAACCAAGCTCTCATATTTGGGAACCTATTCTCTATGCATCCATTGATATTGGAGACACAAGACTCGCTGAGAGAGTAGCAGAAAGAATGTTAGAATCTGAACCAAAGTCATCGTTTCCTTATCTTGTTCTCATTAAGTTATACGAGATGACTTGGCGCTGGGAGAACTCGGTGAGAATAAGATACGCCCTGGATAAACAAAAGCTGAAATGCGCTCAGGGATCAAGCAAGATCGGTATAAAGCACAGTGTATACTGCTTTGAGGCTAACCAGTTGCAGATTCATGGAGGTCATGATACTTGGGCAACCTTGGAATTACTGTCTTGGGACTCTGATGATCAGAGGTCTGCAGAACAGTTTGTCTAA